The following are encoded together in the Candidatus Methylomirabilota bacterium genome:
- a CDS encoding cytochrome P450: MPVTRRPPGPPGRLLVGSLPEFARDLLGFFTACARQYGDVVSMRLGRRLAYLISSPALVEAVLVTDHRNFVKHSFFWRHVEAIFGRGLLTSEGDFWLRQRRLMAPAFHHERIQAYGQVMVDRAERMLGGWREGEIRDLHPDMMRLTLEIVAKALFDAEVTADVDEVGEALDTGLQEVAARFRRPFGIPDWIPTPGNRRYRRAVARLEAVVYRIIAEHRARGDGGGDLLAGLMRVRDEAGRGMSERQLRDESITLLLAGHETTALALSWTWYLLARHPDVDRTLAAELERTLAGRPPSLGDLAALRYTEAVVLESMRLFPPAYAFGREAVADCELGGYPVPAGTTLFMSPWVMHRDPRFYDEPERFAPERWLDGLADRLPRFAYLPFGGGPRICIGNRFAMMEAVLILATVARRFRLELAPECAPTPFPTITLRPSGGVPLRLARRRAA; the protein is encoded by the coding sequence ATGCCGGTGACGCGGCGTCCGCCAGGCCCGCCTGGCCGGCTGCTCGTCGGCAGCCTGCCCGAGTTCGCCCGCGACCTGCTGGGCTTCTTCACCGCCTGCGCCCGGCAGTACGGCGACGTGGTCTCGATGCGGCTCGGCCGGCGCCTGGCCTATCTCATCAGCAGCCCCGCCCTGGTCGAGGCGGTCCTGGTGACCGACCACCGCAACTTCGTCAAGCACTCCTTCTTCTGGCGCCACGTGGAGGCCATCTTCGGTCGCGGGTTGCTGACGAGCGAAGGCGACTTCTGGCTCCGCCAGCGCCGGCTGATGGCCCCGGCCTTTCACCACGAGCGCATTCAGGCCTACGGCCAGGTCATGGTCGACCGCGCCGAGCGGATGCTGGGGGGCTGGCGCGAGGGAGAGATCCGCGACCTGCATCCCGACATGATGCGCCTCACGCTGGAGATCGTGGCCAAGGCGCTCTTCGATGCCGAGGTGACGGCGGACGTGGACGAGGTCGGCGAGGCCCTGGACACGGGACTGCAGGAGGTGGCCGCGCGGTTCCGCCGCCCGTTCGGCATCCCCGACTGGATTCCCACCCCGGGCAACCGGCGTTACCGGCGCGCCGTGGCCCGTCTCGAAGCCGTGGTGTACCGGATCATCGCCGAGCATCGCGCTCGCGGCGACGGCGGTGGGGACCTGCTCGCTGGCCTCATGCGCGTCCGCGACGAGGCCGGCCGCGGGATGAGCGAGCGGCAGCTGCGCGACGAGTCGATCACGCTCCTGCTGGCCGGGCACGAGACGACGGCGCTCGCCCTGTCGTGGACGTGGTACCTCCTGGCCCGGCACCCCGATGTCGACCGCACGCTGGCGGCCGAGCTCGAGCGGACGCTGGCCGGCCGCCCGCCCTCGCTCGGCGACCTGGCGGCGCTGCGCTACACCGAAGCGGTGGTGCTGGAATCGATGCGTCTGTTTCCGCCCGCCTACGCGTTCGGGCGCGAGGCCGTCGCCGACTGCGAGCTGGGCGGCTACCCGGTCCCGGCGGGAACGACGCTCTTCATGAGCCCCTGGGTCATGCACCGCGATCCCCGCTTCTACGACGAGCCCGAGCGCTTCGCCCCCGAGCGGTGGCTGGACGGCCTCGCCGACCGCCTGCCCCGCTTCGCCTACCTGCCGTTCGGCGGCGGCCCGCGGATCTGCATCGGCAACCGGTTCGCCATGATGGAGGCCGTGCTGATCCTGGCCACGGTCGCCCGGCGGTTCCGGCTGGAGCTGGCGCCGGAATGCGCTCCCACGCCGTTTCCCACGATCACGCTGCGCCCCTCCGGCGGCGTGCCCCTGCGCCTGGCGCGGCGCCGGGCGGCGTGA
- a CDS encoding c-type cytochrome — MRRWFPGALGLVLIVAAAALARGGAAAPSVEDVEAGRDIYARSCALCHGEGGRGDGASAAGFATKPSDLTDGRLMNPLPDEFLMNIILNGGPAEGLAPTMPPFRGHLSEAQVRQVVAYLRSLAQPPFSPEQAQPLVTVPEAPRQPIFFSHLIHAGSFQIACQHCHADARRSQSAGLPSVERCIGCHKIIGAQDNPEIAKIHDYWNRREPIPWVRVFALPEFTYFSHKPHVAAGVACQTCHGPIERMREVGARTGPTLVNDLMNLVGLQLAPPPLSMGWCVECHREQNATRGTRAPLDCITCHH; from the coding sequence GTGCGTCGCTGGTTCCCGGGCGCGCTCGGTCTGGTCCTCATCGTCGCCGCCGCCGCCCTCGCGCGGGGCGGGGCCGCCGCCCCGTCCGTCGAGGACGTCGAGGCGGGCCGGGACATCTATGCGCGCTCCTGCGCGCTCTGCCACGGGGAAGGGGGCCGGGGCGACGGCGCCTCGGCCGCCGGCTTCGCCACCAAGCCGTCTGATCTCACCGACGGGCGCCTGATGAACCCGCTCCCCGACGAGTTCCTGATGAACATCATCTTGAACGGTGGCCCCGCGGAAGGGCTGGCGCCGACGATGCCCCCCTTCCGGGGCCACCTCAGCGAAGCCCAGGTCCGGCAGGTCGTGGCGTACCTGCGCTCGCTGGCCCAGCCGCCGTTCTCGCCGGAGCAGGCCCAGCCCCTCGTCACTGTGCCCGAGGCCCCGCGCCAGCCGATCTTCTTCAGCCACCTCATCCACGCCGGGTCGTTTCAGATCGCCTGTCAGCACTGCCACGCCGACGCGCGACGCTCGCAGTCGGCCGGGCTGCCGTCGGTGGAGCGCTGTATCGGGTGCCACAAGATCATCGGGGCCCAGGACAACCCCGAGATCGCGAAGATTCACGACTATTGGAACCGGCGCGAGCCGATCCCCTGGGTGCGCGTGTTCGCGCTGCCCGAGTTCACGTACTTCTCCCACAAGCCCCACGTCGCGGCGGGCGTGGCCTGTCAGACGTGTCACGGGCCGATCGAGCGGATGCGAGAGGTGGGGGCGCGGACGGGCCCCACGCTGGTCAACGACCTCATGAACCTGGTCGGGCTGCAGCTCGCCCCGCCTCCCCTGAGCATGGGCTGGTGCGTGGAGTGCCATCGCGAGCAGAACGCCACGCGGGGGACCCGGGCGCCGCTCGACTGCATCACCTGTCACCATTGA
- a CDS encoding VacJ family lipoprotein, whose amino-acid sequence MFIISQGPGTQDEYEFEPYDPWETFNDKVFTFNLRVDRYVFKPVANVYRHVMPEPFQVLIANGFDNIRVVPRLVNSLLQGKAAGAGRELARFLINSTAGIGGLFDPAKDYWGIQPSREDFGQTLGVWGATPGPYLVLPFFEPMTVRDGIGRGVDIFLDPLSYVLPFFWERAGMRVGEMVNERALYYDLFQGVEETTLDLYSSVRHFYLLRRERLIKE is encoded by the coding sequence ATGTTCATAATCTCCCAGGGACCCGGCACCCAGGACGAATACGAGTTCGAGCCGTACGATCCCTGGGAGACGTTCAACGACAAGGTGTTCACCTTCAACCTGCGTGTCGACCGCTACGTGTTCAAGCCGGTGGCCAACGTGTACCGCCACGTGATGCCGGAGCCGTTTCAGGTTCTCATCGCCAACGGCTTCGACAACATTCGCGTCGTCCCCCGCCTCGTGAACAGTCTGCTGCAGGGCAAGGCCGCCGGCGCCGGTCGCGAGCTCGCGCGGTTCCTCATCAACAGCACGGCCGGCATCGGAGGCCTCTTCGACCCGGCCAAGGACTACTGGGGGATCCAGCCGAGCCGCGAGGATTTCGGCCAGACGCTGGGGGTCTGGGGCGCGACCCCCGGCCCCTATCTGGTGCTGCCGTTCTTCGAGCCCATGACCGTCCGCGACGGCATCGGCCGCGGTGTCGACATCTTTCTGGACCCGCTCAGCTACGTGCTGCCCTTCTTCTGGGAGCGGGCCGGGATGCGGGTGGGCGAGATGGTCAACGAGCGGGCGCTGTACTATGACCTTTTCCAGGGCGTGGAGGAGACCACCCTGGACCTCTACAGCTCCGTGCGACACTTTTACCTGCTACGGCGGGAGCGGTTGATCAAGGAGTAG
- a CDS encoding pitrilysin family protein, whose amino-acid sequence MSRRRFLALGLVLAALAPAVTADAAGPRREQLDNGLTVLVRENPVAPVVAVSLMVRMGTRWESEEHAGIANFVHAVMVKGTAHHSGAELAEAIAALGGKISAAGNVDYSGISATALARFWRELLALTAELALEPRLEPTEVKLERDWLLSRVQRQRDSPASRAFDVFYATVYGRHPYGLPVLGTAASLARIDHAAIVAHYRAFYRPERMVLAVSGQVAAEEVLAAARRLFGSLPRGGAVAEPKHPRPVPTARRIVVEQAAQQAQILAGGLAPPLDHPDHAAVKVLATALGGGMAGRLFAELRDRQALAYAASAYYEAVREPGLLILYLGTAPESAARAETELLREVERVRTQALSADELARAKGYLLGNYAMDRRTNARQAWYMGFYEVQAVGQEFPERYRRAVEAVTAADVQRVARAYLDPLTLVILRPPAAR is encoded by the coding sequence ATGAGCCGGCGCCGGTTCCTCGCCCTCGGTCTCGTCCTCGCCGCGCTGGCGCCGGCCGTGACCGCGGACGCCGCCGGCCCCCGCCGGGAGCAACTCGACAATGGGCTCACCGTCCTCGTGCGGGAGAATCCGGTGGCGCCGGTCGTGGCCGTGTCGCTGATGGTACGGATGGGCACGCGCTGGGAGTCCGAGGAGCACGCGGGCATCGCGAACTTCGTGCACGCCGTCATGGTCAAGGGGACAGCCCACCACAGCGGCGCCGAGCTCGCCGAGGCGATCGCCGCGCTGGGCGGGAAGATCAGCGCCGCCGGCAACGTGGACTACTCGGGGATCAGCGCCACGGCCCTGGCCCGGTTCTGGCGCGAGCTGCTGGCGCTCACCGCGGAGCTGGCGCTGGAGCCGCGGCTCGAGCCGACCGAGGTGAAGCTGGAGCGCGACTGGCTGCTCTCACGGGTCCAGCGCCAGCGTGACAGCCCGGCGTCGCGCGCCTTCGACGTATTCTACGCGACGGTGTACGGCCGCCACCCCTACGGGCTTCCCGTGCTGGGAACAGCCGCGTCGCTGGCCCGGATCGACCACGCGGCGATCGTGGCCCACTACCGGGCCTTCTACCGGCCGGAGCGGATGGTGCTGGCCGTGAGCGGGCAGGTGGCGGCCGAGGAGGTGCTGGCCGCGGCGCGCCGTCTGTTCGGATCGTTGCCGCGAGGCGGGGCCGTCGCCGAGCCGAAGCATCCCCGGCCGGTGCCGACGGCGCGCCGCATCGTCGTCGAGCAGGCGGCCCAGCAGGCGCAGATCCTGGCCGGTGGCCTGGCCCCGCCGCTCGATCATCCCGATCATGCCGCCGTGAAGGTCCTGGCCACGGCGCTCGGCGGCGGTATGGCCGGACGGCTCTTCGCCGAGCTCCGGGACCGCCAGGCCCTGGCCTATGCGGCCAGCGCCTACTACGAGGCCGTGCGCGAGCCGGGGCTGCTCATCCTCTATCTCGGCACGGCGCCCGAGAGCGCCGCGCGGGCCGAGACCGAGCTGCTGCGCGAGGTCGAGCGTGTGCGGACGCAGGCCCTGAGCGCCGACGAGCTGGCGCGGGCCAAGGGTTACCTGCTGGGCAACTACGCCATGGACCGGCGCACCAACGCCCGGCAGGCCTGGTACATGGGCTTCTACGAGGTGCAGGCCGTGGGACAGGAGTTTCCCGAGCGCTACCGGCGCGCGGTGGAGGCGGTGACCGCGGCCGACGTCCAGCGCGTGGCCCGCGCCTACCTCGATCCGCTCACGCTCGTCATCCTGCGCCCGCCCGCCGCGCGCTGA